Sequence from the Terriglobales bacterium genome:
GGAGGGGCAGCGTGAGGTGGGGCATCGGTTCCCACCCACGGCTCAAGCCGTGGGCTGCGATGGGTCGCCCCTGAGGGGCTTTTCGCGATAGCAGCATCCCTTGAGGGCGGGTGGCGCACCTGCCTCCTTATCGACCCTTGACGGTGCCCCACGTTCGCGCCGCGCTCTTCGGCGCGTACGTGGGATACGTTCCCGTGGTAACGCGGTCCGTTTCTGACTCAGACTGGTGTGGGTCCCGTCTCCCACGTCTGCGCGGAAGAGCATCGCGCAGACATGGGGCACCTCCCTAAATCGAGACCGAGGGACTTCCGCGAGGCCCGGTCGGGCAATCGCCCCGATTGCTGCGGCCCTTCGCCACAGACTACAATACGCACTCCTCGAGCACGCGCGCGTCATGGCCGATTTCTCCAAGCGAATCGAAAAGGCGGAGAAGTACCTGCAGAAGGGCAAGACGGAGTCCGCGCTGGAGGAGTACCTGGGGATCCTGGAAGACGATCCCAACCAGGACGCGGTGCGCTCCACGGCCGCCGACCTGTGTCTGCAACTGAACCGCACCGGGGACGCCGCCAAGCTGCTGGGCGTGCTGTTCGAGCGCCAGGCCGGGATCGGCGACGTCTCCAAGGCCAACATCACCTACAAGAAGCTGCTGAAGGCCACCACGCCCTCGCCGGAGCAGAGCCTGCGCTACGGCCAACTGGTCGAGAAGTCCAGCAAGAAGGACGCGCTCGACGCCTACGAGGCGGCGGTCGCGGGGTTCAGTTCTTCCGGGCGCAAGCCGGAGGCGCTGGCAGCCTTGAAGCGCATTGTCGCGCTCGATCCGAAGGTGGAGAACTATCGCCGGGAAGGCGAGCTGGCCACGGAGCTGTTCGACGTGAAGGCCGCGGCCGAAGCCTTCTTCCAGGCCGGCGAGCTGGAAGCGAAGGCGGGTGGCGGCAATCCGGGCGCCTGGTATGCGCGCGCCTACACCACCGATCCCACGCTTCCGCATGCCGCTCTGGCGCACGGCAAGACGCTGCTGGCCAAGGGGGATGCTGCGGGAGCGGTGAAGGCGGTGGAGGCGCTGGCGACAGGCGCAGCAGCCACGCCGGAGCTGCGCGAGGCGTATTGCCGGGCGTTGCTGGCCTCCGGCCGCCCGCTGGACGCCGAGCCCTACGTCTGGGAGTTGCTGGAGAAAGATCCGGCGCAGGCCGACGAAGTGGGGCGCATGATCGCCGAGCTCATCAAGGCGGAGCAGATGGAGAAGGCGCTGCAGGCGGCGCACCGCCTGGAGGAGAACCAGTACAAACATAACCGCCGCCGCGAGTACGTCACGCTCATCAAGGAAGTCACGGACAAGCATCCGCCGGGCGTGGAATTCCTGGAATATCTGGTCGAGGTCTACAACGCCAACAACCGCGAGCAGGACTACTGCGCCACGCTGATCAAGCTGTTCCAGCTCTATTACGCCGCCGGGAACTTCATCAAGGCGGCGGATTCGCTGGACGCGGCGGCGGAAGTGGACGCCTACGAGCCCGGCCATCAGAAACGCCTGGAGATGCTGCGCGGCAAGATCGATTCCGCGCGCTTCAACGCCGTGGCCAACCGCTTCACGGGCGCGGTGAAAGTGGAGGAGGACAAGGCGGGCGCGCCGGCCGGCGCGGTCGAGAGCGAGACCACCATCCTCGACGACCTGATGCTGCAGGCGGAGATCTTCCTGCAGTATTCGATGCGCTCGAAGGCGGTAGAGCGGCTGGAACGCATCCAGAAACTGTTCCCGCGGGAAGAGGACAAGAACGAGAAGCTGCGGCAGCTCTATATGAACGCCGGCCTGCTGCCCAAGTATCCCAGCGGCGTGGGTGCGGTGGCGGCTGGGGTGCCGGCTGCGGCATCCGCGACCACGCCCACGCCTGCGGCGGGCACGGCGGCGGGCCCCTATGCGGCCGTGCCCAGCGTGGACGAAGCGGCGGTGGACAACATCGCGCGCGTCACGGAGATCACGCGCAACATCTACCGCCAGGGCAACGTGAAGAGCGTGCTGTTCACGGCGGTCAACGAAGTGGGCCGCCACTGGAACGCCAGCCGCTGCGTGGCCGGGCTGTGTACGCCGGGCAAACCGCCTTCGGCGGCGCTGGAGTACTGCGCCCCGGGCGTGAAACAGTCGGACGTGATGGCCATCGTCAAGCTGATCGGGACGCTGCAGGCGCTCACGGTGGCCCGCGGGCCGGTGCTCATCCCGCATGCGCCCGGCAATCCCGATCTGGCGGGCGTGCAGCAGTTCATTGACGCGCTCGCTATCCAGTCCATCCTGGCGGTGCCGCTGATGGATGGCGACGAGCACGCCGGCGTCCTCTTTCTGGAACAGTGCTACACGCCGCGGGAATGGCGGCAGACGGACGTGTTCGTGCTCAAGACCATCGCCGACCAGGTGGTGCTGGCGGTGAACAACTCGCGATTGCGCAGCCTGGTGAAGACACTGGCGGTCACCGACGAAAAATCCGGCTTGCTGCGCCGCGCCTCCTACATCGACGTCTTGCTCAGTGAAGTGAAGCGCGCCATCCAGCAGAACTCCACGGCCAGCGTGATGCTGCTGCAGTTCGCCAAGGCGGGCGCGCTGGTGAAGGAAGTGGGCGAGCCCGCGGTCGAGTCGATGATGACGCAGATCGGCCAGGTCGTGACCTCGCACATCCGGCAGAATGACGTGGCCGTGCGCTACGACCTGACCACCATCGCGCTGCTCCTGGCGGACACGAACGAAAGGAACGCCTTTTTCGTGGTGGATAAGCTGCGCAAGGCGCTCACGGGCGTGCGGCTGGCGGGAACGGACAAGCCGCTGCCCATCACCGTGGGCATTGCGGAGATCGTGGCGCGCTCGAACTTCGATCCCATCGACGTGGTCACCGAAGTCATCAACCGCGTGGAGCAGGCGCTCGACGCCGCCCGTGCCGAAGGCGGCGACAAGGCGCGCGCGCTGGCGCCCAAGCTGGAGCCGGTTCCGGCGTAACGCTATCCTGCGGCGCCGGTTGCCCGCTCGCGAGAGCCGCTGCTACACTCGATAGGTTGTCTCCTCATTCCGAAGATCGTCACAGGAATTCCTGATGCTGGAACCGACCGACATCGCCATCGTCAGCGGGGCGCGCACGCCCATGGGCCGCTACTGCGGCAAGCTGCGCGACTTCACGGCGCAGGAGCTGGGCGCCATCGCGGCCAAAGAAGCCATCGCGCGGGCGGGCGTGGACCCCAAGGAATTCGATCACGTGGTTTTCGGCAACGCGCAACAGACTTCGGGCGACGCGCTCTACGGCGCGCGGCACGTCGGCCTGCTGGCCGGATTGCCGGTCGAAGTTCCGGCGCTCACCGTGAATCGCCTGTGCGGCTCGGGCATGCAGGCCATCGTCAACGCCGCGCAGATGATTCAACTGGGAGAAGGGAAGACGGTGCTGGCCGGCGGCATGGAAGCCATGTCGCAGGCGCCGCACGTCATCCGCGGCGCGCGCTGGGGCTTGGGCCTGGGCGAAGGCCGGCTGGAAGACTCGCTCATGGTCGCGCTCGTCGATTCCTATTGCGGCCTGGCCATGGCCGGCACAGCCGAACTCTACGCTGAGCAGCAGGGCATCACCCGCGAGCAGATGGATGAGTTCGCGTTGCGCTCGCAGCGGACGGCCGAGGCTGCCTACAAGAGCTGCCGCATGAAAGAAGAGCTGGTCCCGGTGCCGCTGAAGGATGCCAAGGGCCGCCCGACCGGCGAGATGTTCACCGAGGACGACCATCGCCGCCCGCAGACCACGCTCGAAGGGCTGGCCAAGCTGAAGCCGGCCTTCCGCAAAGACGGCGCCGTCACCGCGGGCAACGCCAGCGGCATCGTCGATGGCGGCGCGGCCGTGGTGGTGATGTCGGTCGCGGACGCCGAGAAGCGCGGGCTCAAGCCGCTGGGACGGCTGGTGAGCTGGGGCATTGCCGGCGTCGAGCCGAAGATCATGGGGTCAGGGCCTGTGCCCGCGACGCGCCTGGCGCTGAAGAAGGCCGGGCTCAAGCTCGAAGACATGGATCTGATCGAGGTCAACGAGGCCTTCGCCGCGCAGTATCTGGCCGTCGAGAAGGAACTCGGCCTCAACCGCGACAAGGTCAACGTGAACGGCGGCGCCATCGCGCTCGGACATCCGCTGGGCGCTACCGGCACACGCCTGGTCCTGACCCTGCTCTACGAACTCCGCCGCCGCAAGGGAAAGTACGGCCTGGCGACCGCGTGCATCGGGGGCGGGCAGGGGATCGCGGTGATCGTAGAGAGCTTGAGCTGAGCACCAGGTTTGCCAGGCATCTCGCCAGGCCAGCGGCCGGCGGTGTTCACAGATCACAGACAGTGAATCGGGCCGCTGGAATCATGGGTCTGTTTCGAACGAATCCCTAGCCTTACGAGGATTGCGTATGGAGATCAAGAGAGTCGGTGTGCTGGGTTGCGGGCTGATGGGCTCGGGCATCGCGCAGGTCTCGGCGATGGCTGGATGCGACGTCACCGTCCTCGAGGCCGAGCAGAAGTTCCTCGACAAGGGCTTTGCCGGCATCGACAAATCGCTGGCCAAGTTCGCGGAGAAGGGCACGCTGAAGGAGGAGCCCGACGCCGTCCGCGCCCGCCTGAAAGGGACGCTGAAGAAAGAAGACCTCGCCGGCTGCGACCTGATCATCGAGGCCATCATCGAGAACCTTGACGAGAAGCGGAAGATGTACGCGGCGCTCGACGCCATCGTGAAGAAGGACGCCATCTTCGCCTCCAATACCTCTTCGCTCTCCATCACCGAGCTGATGACCTCCACCCAGCGTCCCGAACGCTTCATCGGCCTGCACTTCTTCAACCCGGTGCCGCTGATGAAGCTGGTCGAAGTAGTGCGCACCATCGCCACCGCGCCCGATGTCTACGAAACGGCTTACCAGTTTGCCCTCAAGCTGGGCAAGGTCCCGGTGCGCACCTCGGACAAGACCGGGTTCATCGTCAACCGCCTGCTGGTGCCCTATCTGCTGGACGCCATCCGCGCCTATGAAGAAGGCGTCGGCTCCATCGAGGACATCGACAACGCCATGAAGCTGGGCTGCGGCTATCCCATGGGGCCGTTCACGTTGCTGGACTTCGTGGGCCTCGATACGACGTACTACATCACGCATGTGATGTTCGACGAGTTCAAGGAGCGGCGCTTCGCCTCCCCGCCGCTGCTCAAACGGTTGGTGCTGGCGGGGTGGTACGGAAAAAAGACCGGCAAGGGTTTCTACGACTGGTCAGACCCGGCTTCTCCGAAACCAGGGAAGTTCTGATTTTCTGCGGGATTAGTTCGGATGAGCGCGAATTGAGGGAGACGGGTGAGGGTCGTCGTCTATATGCCACTGCTGAACGAGGGTACCGACGTGTGGCGCCCTGTGCACGCAGAGCACGTACGCGACGACATCTACGAAATCACTGTCGATCAAGTGCCAGATGATGAGGAGTGGCGCTTCCCACCTCGTTCGTTAGTCCGCTGCCGTGAACACACATTCGGCGATGGACGCGTCGAACTTGTCCCATACGAGCTGGTAGCCAGGAGTTAGGAGCAAACCATGGCGTTTGAAAACCTGCTATTCGAGAAGAAGAACTCCATCGCATACGTGACCATCAACCGCCCCAAGGTGCTCAACGCGCTCAACATGGCCACCATGGAAGAATTGCGCGCGGCGTTCACCCAGGCGCGGGATGACAAAGAGGTGCGCGTGGTCATCCTTACCGGGGCGGGGGAGAAAGCGTTCGTCGCCGGCGCGGACATCACTGAGCTGGCCCGGCACAATCCCATCGAGGCCAAGGAGTACACGCACCGCGGCCAGAGTGTGCTCGATCTGATGGAGAATCTGGGCAAGCCGGTCATCGCCTGCATCAACGGGTTCGCGCTCGGCGGCGGCTGCGAGATCGCCATGGCCTGCACCATGCGTCTGGCCAGCGAGAACGCCAAGCTCGGCCAGCCGGAAGTGAAGCTGGGCATCATGGCCGGATACGGCGGCACGCAGCGTCTGCCACGACTGGTCGGCAAGGGGCTCGCCATGCAGATGCTGCTGACCGGGGAGATGATCACCGCGCAGGAAGCCCATCGCATCGGCCTGGTGAACGAAGTCGTGCCGCAGGCGGAACTCGTGCCGCGCGCGGAAGCCATCGCGCAGAAGATCATCGCCAACGCGCCCCTCGCCGTGCAGTACACCATGGAAGCCGTCAATAAAGGCATGGAGATGGCCCTGCCCGAAGCCCTCTACCTCGAAGCCACGCTTTTCGGCATCTGCTGTGCCACCGAGGACAAGAAGGAAGGCACCACGGCATTTCTGGAGAAGCGGCCGACGAAATTCAGCGGGAAATAGAGTCTCCGCGCTATTTCTTCGCAGTTTCAAGTTTCCAGTTTCCAGTTTCACCATGTCGCTTCTGGAAACTGGAAACTGGAAACTGTATTCTCTGTGCTTCCGTGCCTCAGTGGTGAATCGCCGTGATCAAGGCCGTCCAACTCGCCTGCCACGCGCAGAATGCGAAGGAGTTCTCGGCGCTCGTCGAAGTCCTGGACGCTTTGGGCCTGGAGCGCGGCGAGGGCTGGGAAGAGAAGCGCAGCCGTGGCGTCGTGTTCCTCGCCCCGCAGGGACAGGTAAAGGTCGCGCAGGGCGAGGATTTCGGTGATGCGCACGTCGGCCTGGAAGTCAGCGATGTCGACGCACTTTACGCGTTGGCGCGCCGCAAGAAGCTGCGCCTCGCCGGGAAAATTGAAGACACGGACTGGGGAGCGCGCTGGTTCGCGGTTGAGACGGGCGGAATCCGCATCGCCATCTTCAGCCGTCCCGGGAAGTCCGCAGTTGCCGGCCTCGCAGGGAAACTGGATGCGCGGGGCCAGCGCTTCGGCATCGTGATGAGCCGCTTCAATTCGTTCATCACCGAGCGCCTGCTGGCGGGCGCGCTTGACGCGCTTCACCGCACGGGCGCCCGCGATCGCGACATTGAGATCGCGCGCGTGCCCGGCGCCTTCGAGATTCCCGCTGCCGCGCGTGCGATGGCCGAGACCCGGCGGTTCGATGCCGTGATCTGTCTGGGCTGCATCCTGCGCGGCGAGACGTCGCACTATGAGCATCTGGCGAACGAAGTGACGCGGGGCATCGGGCAGGCGGCGCAGGAGACCGGCGTGCCGCACGCCTATGGCCTGCTGACCTGCGATACTCTCGAGCAGGCCATCGACCGTGCCGGTCTGAAGAGCGGCAACAAGGGTTTCGAAGCCGGCCTTTCGGCGGTGGAGATGGCATCGCTGAAGAAAGCCGTCGGCCGTCTGGAGTCGGCCGCCAAGAAACCCGCAAAGCAACGTGCGAAACGGAAGCGATGAAGTTTCCGGTTTCCAGTTTCGAGTTGCCCGTCGGCGCGATCCTCAGAGCTGTCCCGAACTCGGTGCCGTTGACTGGCCACTGGCCACTGGCCACTGGCAACTGACCCATGGGTACGCGCAGGAAAGCCCGCGAACTGGCGCTGCAGATGCTCTTCCAGCGCGACCTGGGGAAGCAGGCGCCGGAAGACGTGCGCCGCACGTTCTGGAACGAACGGGCGGAGATCGACGCTTCGGTGCGCGCGTTCGCCGACAAGGTCTTCGCTCTCGCCAGCGAACGCGCCGGAGAGATCGATGCGCTCATCGAGCAGCACGCGCCGCACTGGCGCATGGACCGCATGGCCGCGGTGGACCGCAACCTGCTGCGTGCCGGCGTGGCCGAGTTCCTCGCCTTCCCGGAGATTCCCCGCGCCATCGTGATCAACGAGGCGATTGAGGTCGCGCGTCGCTTCTCTTCGCCTGAATCCATCCAGTTCATCAACGGCGTGCTCGACAGCGTGGGCCGCAGTTTGGAAGAATCGGGCGCTCGCGTCAAAGGAACGGGGGCGCAGTAGGACGGTTGTTGAGCAGTTTCCCGAGAACTGAGAACTTAGAACCGAGAACTACGGTGCAGTGGACCGACGAAGCCCGCGAGATCATCGACGACTTGCTGTTCGAGCTGCCGCTGCCTGTGCGTGATGGTGTGCGTCAGGCCGCAGAGCTGCGCGCCGAAGCGCTGGCCGAAGAAGCCGGCGCCTCGCGTGTGCGCCTGGAAGTCGCCGTGCGCGCCTTCATCGAATCCACCCCCGCCGACCTGCGCCAGCGCCTGAAGCACACGCTCTCCTACAAGGGAATCGATCCGGAAGAGTACGAGGCCGCGTTCCGCAGCTGATCGCCATCTTCCCGGGCGACCAGAAGAAAGCCCTCGCTCTCGCGAGGGCTCAGCATTCCTGGCCACTGACCAATAGCCACTGGTTACTGCTTCTACCTCGGTCTCACGCCCACCAGATCAGGAGTGAAGGCTACGGCCGGGCTCTGTCCATTGGTCACCGCGATCTGCTGGACGTCCAGGCCGGTGGCCACGTCGATGCGATGCACCGCGTTGTCGCTGCCGCCCACGTAGAGCTGCGAGCTGTTCAGCGTAGCTCCGCCGGTGAAAGCGGTGGCGCCGTTGGCCAGCGGGATGGT
This genomic interval carries:
- a CDS encoding acetyl-CoA C-acetyltransferase — protein: MLEPTDIAIVSGARTPMGRYCGKLRDFTAQELGAIAAKEAIARAGVDPKEFDHVVFGNAQQTSGDALYGARHVGLLAGLPVEVPALTVNRLCGSGMQAIVNAAQMIQLGEGKTVLAGGMEAMSQAPHVIRGARWGLGLGEGRLEDSLMVALVDSYCGLAMAGTAELYAEQQGITREQMDEFALRSQRTAEAAYKSCRMKEELVPVPLKDAKGRPTGEMFTEDDHRRPQTTLEGLAKLKPAFRKDGAVTAGNASGIVDGGAAVVVMSVADAEKRGLKPLGRLVSWGIAGVEPKIMGSGPVPATRLALKKAGLKLEDMDLIEVNEAFAAQYLAVEKELGLNRDKVNVNGGAIALGHPLGATGTRLVLTLLYELRRRKGKYGLATACIGGGQGIAVIVESLS
- the ribH gene encoding 6,7-dimethyl-8-ribityllumazine synthase: MIKAVQLACHAQNAKEFSALVEVLDALGLERGEGWEEKRSRGVVFLAPQGQVKVAQGEDFGDAHVGLEVSDVDALYALARRKKLRLAGKIEDTDWGARWFAVETGGIRIAIFSRPGKSAVAGLAGKLDARGQRFGIVMSRFNSFITERLLAGALDALHRTGARDRDIEIARVPGAFEIPAAARAMAETRRFDAVICLGCILRGETSHYEHLANEVTRGIGQAAQETGVPHAYGLLTCDTLEQAIDRAGLKSGNKGFEAGLSAVEMASLKKAVGRLESAAKKPAKQRAKRKR
- a CDS encoding DUF2621 family protein, with amino-acid sequence MQWTDEAREIIDDLLFELPLPVRDGVRQAAELRAEALAEEAGASRVRLEVAVRAFIESTPADLRQRLKHTLSYKGIDPEEYEAAFRS
- a CDS encoding 3-hydroxyacyl-CoA dehydrogenase family protein; protein product: MEIKRVGVLGCGLMGSGIAQVSAMAGCDVTVLEAEQKFLDKGFAGIDKSLAKFAEKGTLKEEPDAVRARLKGTLKKEDLAGCDLIIEAIIENLDEKRKMYAALDAIVKKDAIFASNTSSLSITELMTSTQRPERFIGLHFFNPVPLMKLVEVVRTIATAPDVYETAYQFALKLGKVPVRTSDKTGFIVNRLLVPYLLDAIRAYEEGVGSIEDIDNAMKLGCGYPMGPFTLLDFVGLDTTYYITHVMFDEFKERRFASPPLLKRLVLAGWYGKKTGKGFYDWSDPASPKPGKF
- a CDS encoding enoyl-CoA hydratase-related protein translates to MAFENLLFEKKNSIAYVTINRPKVLNALNMATMEELRAAFTQARDDKEVRVVILTGAGEKAFVAGADITELARHNPIEAKEYTHRGQSVLDLMENLGKPVIACINGFALGGGCEIAMACTMRLASENAKLGQPEVKLGIMAGYGGTQRLPRLVGKGLAMQMLLTGEMITAQEAHRIGLVNEVVPQAELVPRAEAIAQKIIANAPLAVQYTMEAVNKGMEMALPEALYLEATLFGICCATEDKKEGTTAFLEKRPTKFSGK
- a CDS encoding GAF domain-containing protein; translation: MADFSKRIEKAEKYLQKGKTESALEEYLGILEDDPNQDAVRSTAADLCLQLNRTGDAAKLLGVLFERQAGIGDVSKANITYKKLLKATTPSPEQSLRYGQLVEKSSKKDALDAYEAAVAGFSSSGRKPEALAALKRIVALDPKVENYRREGELATELFDVKAAAEAFFQAGELEAKAGGGNPGAWYARAYTTDPTLPHAALAHGKTLLAKGDAAGAVKAVEALATGAAATPELREAYCRALLASGRPLDAEPYVWELLEKDPAQADEVGRMIAELIKAEQMEKALQAAHRLEENQYKHNRRREYVTLIKEVTDKHPPGVEFLEYLVEVYNANNREQDYCATLIKLFQLYYAAGNFIKAADSLDAAAEVDAYEPGHQKRLEMLRGKIDSARFNAVANRFTGAVKVEEDKAGAPAGAVESETTILDDLMLQAEIFLQYSMRSKAVERLERIQKLFPREEDKNEKLRQLYMNAGLLPKYPSGVGAVAAGVPAAASATTPTPAAGTAAGPYAAVPSVDEAAVDNIARVTEITRNIYRQGNVKSVLFTAVNEVGRHWNASRCVAGLCTPGKPPSAALEYCAPGVKQSDVMAIVKLIGTLQALTVARGPVLIPHAPGNPDLAGVQQFIDALAIQSILAVPLMDGDEHAGVLFLEQCYTPREWRQTDVFVLKTIADQVVLAVNNSRLRSLVKTLAVTDEKSGLLRRASYIDVLLSEVKRAIQQNSTASVMLLQFAKAGALVKEVGEPAVESMMTQIGQVVTSHIRQNDVAVRYDLTTIALLLADTNERNAFFVVDKLRKALTGVRLAGTDKPLPITVGIAEIVARSNFDPIDVVTEVINRVEQALDAARAEGGDKARALAPKLEPVPA
- the nusB gene encoding transcription antitermination factor NusB, which gives rise to MGTRRKARELALQMLFQRDLGKQAPEDVRRTFWNERAEIDASVRAFADKVFALASERAGEIDALIEQHAPHWRMDRMAAVDRNLLRAGVAEFLAFPEIPRAIVINEAIEVARRFSSPESIQFINGVLDSVGRSLEESGARVKGTGAQ